A stretch of Episyrphus balteatus chromosome 2, idEpiBalt1.1, whole genome shotgun sequence DNA encodes these proteins:
- the LOC129911385 gene encoding keratin, type I cytoskeletal 10 isoform X3 produces the protein MRTSSFLGPMWSIMVVLILCTITSVNSYSNSEGPDTVASHSPSHNQGPSSPSAPSFPGDGSSNSGGGGGFNGFSAGGHSLYPTLPNSNPNPQPNPNPYPNPANGGYQPYNPYPGGYQPAPPAGGAYGGYQGGGGGYGNGGYGNGGYGGGGAGGYTPQRPQQPAPKEKSEGGGFFSNFLSNPLVNQAVTGIISGQISKALSGGGAAGNNAGGQPSGGYAPSGGYGQGGSNGGSSGSNFLGGLLGNVLSGAAGGGSSGGGSSGSSGLGLLGQFLGNSGGGGGSHGASSGSGGIGDFLTSKNFGGLFSEKPSGSSSSGSSQSNGPKSYPTQAPYNYGK, from the exons ATGAGGACGTCATCTTTTCTGGGCCCAATGTGGAGCATCATGGTCGTACTGATTCTATGCACCATCACCAGTGTCAACTCGTACTCAA ACAGCGAAGGACCAGACACTGTAGCTTCCCATTCTCCATCTCACAATCAAGGTCCATCCTCACCATCGGCACCCTCATTCCCAGGTGATGGCAGTAGTAATAGTGGTGGTGGTGGAGGATTTAATGGATTCTCAGCTGGCGGCCACAGCTTGTACCCAACCCTACCGAATAGTAATCCTAATCCACAACCAAATCCCAATCCTTATCCCAATCCAGCTAATGGAGGATATCAACCATACAACCCGTACCCAGGAGGATATCAGCCAGCGCCACCTGCTGGTGGTGCCTATGGAGGCTACCAAGGAGGTGGAGGTGGTTACGGTAATGGCGGTTATGGTAATGGCGGTTATGGTGGCGGCGGTGCTGGAGGATACACTCCTCAACGTCCTCAGCAACCTGCACCGAAAGAAAAGAGTGAAGGTGGTGGTTTCTTTTCGAACTTCCTATCCAATCCGTTGGTCAATCAAGCGGTAACTGGCATCATTTCTGGTCAAATTTCTAAAGCTCTATCTGGTGGTGGTGCTGCTGGTAATAATGCTGGTGGACAGCCTTCAGGGGGATATGCCCCATCTGGTGGATATGGACAAGGCGGTTCTAATGGTGGAAGTTCAGGAAGCAATTTCTTGGGTGGACTTCTTGGTAATGTTTTGTCTGGAGCGGCTGGTGGTGGCAGTAGCGGAGGTGGATCATCTGGTTCAAGTGGTCTTGGTTTGTTGGGTCAATTCCTTGGAAACAGTGGTGGCGGTGGTGGAAGTCACGGAGCAAGCTCAGGCTCAGGTGGTATTGGTGACTTTTTGACATCCAAGAACTTTGGTGGTCTTTTTAGTGAGAAACCATCAGGCTCATCGTCTTCTGGGTCATCACAATCAAACGGTCCAAAAAGCTACCCAACTCAAGCACCGTACAACTATGGAaagtaa
- the LOC129911385 gene encoding uncharacterized protein LOC129911385 isoform X1 — protein sequence MRTSSFLGPMWSIMVVLILCTITSVNSYSKYGRGCVDIGCLPNEVCVLSHDSCGFGQRDGKECGSYPTCKKSGAAPANSGGVKPSDSEGPDTVASHSPSHNQGPSSPSAPSFPGDGSSNSGGGGGFNGFSAGGHSLYPTLPNSNPNPQPNPNPYPNPANGGYQPYNPYPGGYQPAPPAGGAYGGYQGGGGGYGNGGYGNGGYGGGGAGGYTPQRPQQPAPKEKSEGGGFFSNFLSNPLVNQAVTGIISGQISKALSGGGAAGNNAGGQPSGGYAPSGGYGQGGSNGGSSGSNFLGGLLGNVLSGAAGGGSSGGGSSGSSGLGLLGQFLGNSGGGGGSHGASSGSGGIGDFLTSKNFGGLFSEKPSGSSSSGSSQSNGPKSYPTQAPYNYGK from the exons ATGAGGACGTCATCTTTTCTGGGCCCAATGTGGAGCATCATGGTCGTACTGATTCTATGCACCATCACCAGTGTCAACTCGTACTCAA AATACGGACGCGGATGCGTTGACATCGGTTGCTTGCCAAATGAGGTTTGTGTCCTGTCGCATGATTCCTGCGGATTTGGTCAGCGCGATGGCAAAGAATGTGGCAGCTATCCGACGTGCAAGAAGAGCGGAGCAGCCCCAGCAAATAGTGGAGGTGTGAAACCGTCAG ACAGCGAAGGACCAGACACTGTAGCTTCCCATTCTCCATCTCACAATCAAGGTCCATCCTCACCATCGGCACCCTCATTCCCAGGTGATGGCAGTAGTAATAGTGGTGGTGGTGGAGGATTTAATGGATTCTCAGCTGGCGGCCACAGCTTGTACCCAACCCTACCGAATAGTAATCCTAATCCACAACCAAATCCCAATCCTTATCCCAATCCAGCTAATGGAGGATATCAACCATACAACCCGTACCCAGGAGGATATCAGCCAGCGCCACCTGCTGGTGGTGCCTATGGAGGCTACCAAGGAGGTGGAGGTGGTTACGGTAATGGCGGTTATGGTAATGGCGGTTATGGTGGCGGCGGTGCTGGAGGATACACTCCTCAACGTCCTCAGCAACCTGCACCGAAAGAAAAGAGTGAAGGTGGTGGTTTCTTTTCGAACTTCCTATCCAATCCGTTGGTCAATCAAGCGGTAACTGGCATCATTTCTGGTCAAATTTCTAAAGCTCTATCTGGTGGTGGTGCTGCTGGTAATAATGCTGGTGGACAGCCTTCAGGGGGATATGCCCCATCTGGTGGATATGGACAAGGCGGTTCTAATGGTGGAAGTTCAGGAAGCAATTTCTTGGGTGGACTTCTTGGTAATGTTTTGTCTGGAGCGGCTGGTGGTGGCAGTAGCGGAGGTGGATCATCTGGTTCAAGTGGTCTTGGTTTGTTGGGTCAATTCCTTGGAAACAGTGGTGGCGGTGGTGGAAGTCACGGAGCAAGCTCAGGCTCAGGTGGTATTGGTGACTTTTTGACATCCAAGAACTTTGGTGGTCTTTTTAGTGAGAAACCATCAGGCTCATCGTCTTCTGGGTCATCACAATCAAACGGTCCAAAAAGCTACCCAACTCAAGCACCGTACAACTATGGAaagtaa
- the LOC129911385 gene encoding uncharacterized protein LOC129911385 isoform X2 — protein sequence MRTSSFLGPMWSIMVVLILCTITSVNSYSKYGRGCVDIGCLPNEVCVLSHDSCGFGQRDGKECGSYPTCKKSGAAPANSGDSEGPDTVASHSPSHNQGPSSPSAPSFPGDGSSNSGGGGGFNGFSAGGHSLYPTLPNSNPNPQPNPNPYPNPANGGYQPYNPYPGGYQPAPPAGGAYGGYQGGGGGYGNGGYGNGGYGGGGAGGYTPQRPQQPAPKEKSEGGGFFSNFLSNPLVNQAVTGIISGQISKALSGGGAAGNNAGGQPSGGYAPSGGYGQGGSNGGSSGSNFLGGLLGNVLSGAAGGGSSGGGSSGSSGLGLLGQFLGNSGGGGGSHGASSGSGGIGDFLTSKNFGGLFSEKPSGSSSSGSSQSNGPKSYPTQAPYNYGK from the exons ATGAGGACGTCATCTTTTCTGGGCCCAATGTGGAGCATCATGGTCGTACTGATTCTATGCACCATCACCAGTGTCAACTCGTACTCAA AATACGGACGCGGATGCGTTGACATCGGTTGCTTGCCAAATGAGGTTTGTGTCCTGTCGCATGATTCCTGCGGATTTGGTCAGCGCGATGGCAAAGAATGTGGCAGCTATCCGACGTGCAAGAAGAGCGGAGCAGCCCCAGCAAATAGTGGAG ACAGCGAAGGACCAGACACTGTAGCTTCCCATTCTCCATCTCACAATCAAGGTCCATCCTCACCATCGGCACCCTCATTCCCAGGTGATGGCAGTAGTAATAGTGGTGGTGGTGGAGGATTTAATGGATTCTCAGCTGGCGGCCACAGCTTGTACCCAACCCTACCGAATAGTAATCCTAATCCACAACCAAATCCCAATCCTTATCCCAATCCAGCTAATGGAGGATATCAACCATACAACCCGTACCCAGGAGGATATCAGCCAGCGCCACCTGCTGGTGGTGCCTATGGAGGCTACCAAGGAGGTGGAGGTGGTTACGGTAATGGCGGTTATGGTAATGGCGGTTATGGTGGCGGCGGTGCTGGAGGATACACTCCTCAACGTCCTCAGCAACCTGCACCGAAAGAAAAGAGTGAAGGTGGTGGTTTCTTTTCGAACTTCCTATCCAATCCGTTGGTCAATCAAGCGGTAACTGGCATCATTTCTGGTCAAATTTCTAAAGCTCTATCTGGTGGTGGTGCTGCTGGTAATAATGCTGGTGGACAGCCTTCAGGGGGATATGCCCCATCTGGTGGATATGGACAAGGCGGTTCTAATGGTGGAAGTTCAGGAAGCAATTTCTTGGGTGGACTTCTTGGTAATGTTTTGTCTGGAGCGGCTGGTGGTGGCAGTAGCGGAGGTGGATCATCTGGTTCAAGTGGTCTTGGTTTGTTGGGTCAATTCCTTGGAAACAGTGGTGGCGGTGGTGGAAGTCACGGAGCAAGCTCAGGCTCAGGTGGTATTGGTGACTTTTTGACATCCAAGAACTTTGGTGGTCTTTTTAGTGAGAAACCATCAGGCTCATCGTCTTCTGGGTCATCACAATCAAACGGTCCAAAAAGCTACCCAACTCAAGCACCGTACAACTATGGAaagtaa